The Inediibacterium massiliense genome has a segment encoding these proteins:
- a CDS encoding flagellar protein FlgN, translating into MSQSVEQLILALTKEYEIYKDYYTLGEQKKEVLILGDIKELEKIISQEQDIIRNTQKIDQIRTAIIGNILFEQKINWIENITQLCEYIEDPYKEKILEIREKLSKLLEEIQSLNDTNQQLTKQQLEYIDFNINILNNAQVTTTYGNKTEQQIIKPSSLIDAKG; encoded by the coding sequence ATGTCCCAATCCGTTGAACAACTGATTTTAGCTTTAACAAAAGAATATGAAATCTATAAAGATTATTATACTTTAGGGGAGCAGAAAAAAGAAGTTTTAATATTAGGAGATATCAAAGAATTAGAAAAAATTATTAGCCAAGAACAAGATATTATTAGAAATACGCAAAAAATTGATCAAATCAGAACGGCTATTATTGGAAATATATTATTTGAACAAAAGATCAATTGGATTGAAAATATCACACAGCTATGTGAGTATATCGAAGATCCTTATAAAGAAAAAATATTAGAAATAAGAGAAAAGCTAAGTAAATTATTAGAAGAAATACAAAGCTTAAATGATACCAATCAACAGCTTACAAAACAGCAATTAGAATATATAGATTTTAATATAAATATTTTAAACAATGCACAAGTGACAACTACTTATGGAAACAAAACAGAGCAACAAATCATAAAACCATCAAGTTTAATTGATGCCAAAGGATAG
- the flgM gene encoding flagellar biosynthesis anti-sigma factor FlgM yields the protein MKINHNPNIQKILSNYNKNINHVNKTEKVKSIKDQVEISQGAKDYQLAVDAYKKLPDVRKDKVEKIKNEIQSGNYHPSLKEVVDSMFDQKI from the coding sequence ATGAAAATTAATCATAATCCAAATATACAAAAAATATTAAGTAATTACAATAAAAATATAAATCACGTAAACAAAACGGAAAAAGTCAAATCAATAAAAGACCAAGTGGAGATTTCTCAAGGGGCAAAAGATTATCAATTGGCAGTAGATGCTTATAAAAAGCTACCTGATGTTAGAAAAGATAAGGTGGAGAAAATAAAAAATGAAATTCAATCAGGAAATTATCATCCATCATTGAAAGAAGTAGTAGATTCTATGTTTGATCAAAAGATTTAA